The Sorangiineae bacterium MSr11367 genome window below encodes:
- a CDS encoding NPCBM/NEW2 domain-containing protein, protein MVKRRMWMVASGFGILVASAMPGTATAANDGLAPTPPMGWNSWNKFACGGINETLIKQTADALVSSGLAAVGYVNLTLDDCWSAATRDGSGNLRADPNKFPSGMKAIGDYIHAKGLKYGIYASIGTATCTGKTPGSMDHENQDVAKFASWGVDYIKADRCNVPSGADLAELFGRWLPAIRASGRPMVLSASDNGGVQEPWSWGPYAAHQWRTTGDIRDQWARVLSVFDGNARFPGATVPGGFNDPDMLEVGNGGLTDTEYRAHMGLWALVSSPLIAGNDVRSMSSATKAILTHPEVLDIDQDGLAYQAIKAADDGAGRQVWYKPTRQRGTRAVGLFNRGDSTATISVSWTQIGLLAGSATVRDVWARADRGTFTNSYSVNVPAHGLALLRIVGTDPAVSTGYLSDQPWAYSTNGWGPVERNKSNGEKAAGDGKTLTLNGTTYTKGFGVHSPSAISFRPNGACSTFTANIGIDDEVSSAAASGIFQVWGDGKLLYDSGVMKSGTATKNVSVDISGRTDLRLEVAGGTDTTNSDHADWANARVTCAASFLEE, encoded by the coding sequence ATGGTCAAACGTCGGATGTGGATGGTCGCGTCGGGGTTCGGAATCCTGGTCGCGAGTGCAATGCCCGGAACGGCGACGGCTGCGAACGATGGCCTCGCGCCCACCCCGCCGATGGGGTGGAACAGTTGGAACAAGTTCGCGTGCGGCGGCATCAACGAGACGCTCATCAAGCAAACCGCCGACGCCCTGGTATCGAGCGGACTCGCGGCCGTGGGCTACGTGAATCTCACCTTGGACGACTGCTGGTCTGCCGCAACGCGTGATGGCAGCGGCAACCTGCGGGCCGATCCGAACAAGTTTCCAAGTGGGATGAAGGCCATTGGCGATTACATCCACGCCAAGGGACTCAAATATGGCATCTACGCCTCCATCGGCACGGCCACGTGCACCGGCAAGACGCCCGGCAGCATGGACCACGAGAACCAAGACGTCGCCAAGTTCGCCTCGTGGGGTGTCGACTACATCAAGGCCGATCGTTGTAACGTTCCAAGCGGCGCAGATCTAGCCGAGCTTTTCGGCCGCTGGCTTCCGGCCATCCGTGCGTCCGGCCGGCCGATGGTCCTCAGCGCCAGCGACAACGGCGGCGTTCAGGAGCCGTGGTCGTGGGGGCCTTACGCTGCGCATCAATGGCGCACGACCGGTGACATCCGTGATCAATGGGCGCGCGTGCTCAGCGTCTTCGACGGCAACGCGCGCTTTCCCGGTGCCACCGTGCCAGGTGGATTCAACGATCCCGACATGCTCGAAGTCGGCAATGGCGGATTGACCGATACGGAATACCGCGCGCACATGGGCCTCTGGGCCCTCGTGTCCTCGCCGCTCATCGCGGGCAACGACGTTCGCAGCATGAGCAGCGCCACCAAAGCGATCTTGACGCACCCCGAGGTGCTCGACATCGATCAAGACGGCCTCGCGTACCAAGCGATCAAGGCGGCCGACGATGGAGCCGGCCGTCAGGTTTGGTACAAGCCGACGCGCCAACGCGGCACCCGCGCCGTGGGCCTGTTCAACCGCGGCGACTCCACGGCCACCATTTCGGTCAGCTGGACCCAAATCGGTTTGCTCGCGGGCAGCGCCACCGTTCGCGACGTTTGGGCCCGCGCCGATCGCGGAACCTTCACCAACTCGTACAGCGTCAACGTGCCCGCCCACGGTTTGGCATTGTTGCGCATCGTCGGGACGGATCCCGCGGTATCGACGGGCTACCTCAGCGACCAACCCTGGGCCTACTCCACCAACGGATGGGGCCCCGTGGAGCGCAACAAGAGCAACGGCGAAAAAGCCGCAGGCGATGGAAAGACGCTCACCCTGAATGGGACGACGTACACCAAGGGCTTCGGTGTCCATTCCCCATCGGCCATCAGCTTTCGCCCGAACGGCGCTTGCTCGACGTTCACCGCCAACATCGGCATCGACGACGAAGTCTCCAGCGCCGCCGCCAGTGGCATCTTCCAAGTCTGGGGAGACGGCAAACTCCTTTACGACAGCGGCGTCATGAAATCCGGCACCGCCACCAAGAACGTCAGCGTCGACATTTCGGGTCGAACGGACCTGCGTCTCGAAGTCGCCGGCGGCACCGACACCACCAACAGCGACCACGCCGACTGGGCCAACGCCCGCGTCACGTGCGCAGCGTCATTTCTAGAAGAATGA
- a CDS encoding SDR family oxidoreductase, with translation MILVSGASGTIGRYVVSHLRAKGEKFKALVRDEAKGRALECDFVVGDFDQPESIAHAMRGVTRFFLNSNVTDRVVQQQNTAIDLAALAGVERVVKLSSPGAGPDAPIPPARWHGEIEAHLRASGIGWVILQPTVFMQNLFHNADTLSAQRKIFGSYRDGKIGFIDAYDIGACAAAALTGAEHVGKSFILTGREPIDYDEVARKMTAKLGEPVTYVDMPVEHFVANAVARGLPPKMAEFFGKMMTMLASGSAARRTDAVRELTGREPRTFEAFLDDNIHALFTNTYSSPK, from the coding sequence ATGATTCTCGTAAGCGGAGCCAGCGGGACCATTGGACGGTATGTCGTGAGCCATTTAAGGGCCAAGGGCGAGAAATTCAAAGCGCTCGTGCGCGATGAAGCGAAGGGGAGGGCACTCGAGTGCGACTTCGTCGTCGGTGATTTCGACCAGCCCGAGTCCATCGCCCACGCCATGCGTGGCGTCACCCGCTTCTTTTTGAACAGCAACGTGACCGATCGCGTGGTTCAGCAGCAGAACACGGCCATCGATCTCGCCGCGCTCGCTGGGGTCGAGCGCGTCGTAAAGCTGTCCTCGCCGGGCGCCGGCCCGGATGCGCCGATTCCACCTGCGCGCTGGCACGGCGAAATCGAGGCGCACCTGCGCGCCTCGGGGATCGGCTGGGTCATCCTGCAGCCGACGGTGTTCATGCAGAACCTATTTCACAATGCGGATACCCTGAGCGCGCAGCGGAAGATCTTCGGCTCCTACCGCGATGGCAAGATCGGCTTCATCGATGCTTACGACATCGGCGCATGCGCCGCGGCGGCCCTCACCGGCGCGGAGCACGTGGGCAAGTCCTTCATTCTGACGGGCCGCGAGCCGATCGACTACGACGAGGTCGCGCGGAAGATGACCGCCAAGCTCGGAGAACCGGTCACCTACGTGGACATGCCGGTGGAGCACTTCGTCGCCAATGCCGTGGCCCGCGGACTCCCGCCGAAAATGGCGGAGTTCTTCGGCAAGATGATGACCATGCTCGCATCGGGCAGCGCCGCGCGCAGAACCGACGCCGTGCGCGAGCTCACCGGACGCGAGCCGCGCACGTTCGAGGCGTTTCTAGACGACAACATCCATGCGCTGTTTACCAATACGTATTCATCTCCGAAATGA
- a CDS encoding four helix bundle protein has product MQTNLFHGDDRFHAIELAINAIAVLRPTVERIRCCDRELADQLRAALRSMAMHIAEGNRSRGGYRTARFRMAAGSNSESRAAVRVAVSWGYVPASEVKAGDEVLDRIGSTLHRLSAPR; this is encoded by the coding sequence ATGCAAACCAATCTGTTCCACGGCGACGACCGCTTTCATGCCATCGAACTGGCCATCAATGCCATCGCGGTCCTTCGCCCCACAGTCGAACGTATCCGGTGTTGCGATCGCGAACTGGCCGACCAGCTTCGCGCGGCCCTCCGTTCGATGGCGATGCACATTGCCGAGGGCAACCGCAGCCGAGGCGGCTACCGCACCGCTCGTTTCCGGATGGCGGCGGGTTCCAACAGCGAATCACGGGCCGCCGTGCGCGTGGCCGTCTCCTGGGGATACGTGCCTGCCAGCGAAGTCAAAGCGGGCGACGAAGTGCTCGATCGCATCGGCTCCACACTTCACCGGCTCAGTGCACCACGGTAA
- a CDS encoding N-acetylneuraminate synthase family protein, protein MSQLVRIGDCDVGPGCPVFFVAEIGINHNGSLDLAKQLIDGALAAGCDAVKFQKRTPELCVPKAQWHIERDTPWGRLTYIDYRRKIELGVHEYEEIDRYCRGRGILWFASCWDEPSVDFMEQFEPPCYKAASASLTDHALIRKMKRTGRPLMLSTGMSTIEEIDAAVDAVGVSDLLVAHSTSLYPCPPELLNLRMIGTLVERFPTCPIGYSGHEVGLAPSCAAVAMGARFVERHITLDRAMWGTDQAASVEIGGLVRLLTNIRDIERSMGDGVKHVYPLEHAARTKLRRVRTDLIEMNGASHPHEINGVA, encoded by the coding sequence GTGAGCCAGCTCGTTCGTATCGGTGATTGCGACGTCGGACCCGGCTGCCCCGTGTTCTTCGTTGCGGAAATTGGCATTAACCACAACGGTTCGCTGGACCTTGCAAAACAGCTCATCGACGGCGCCCTGGCCGCGGGCTGCGATGCGGTGAAGTTCCAAAAGCGAACACCCGAGCTTTGTGTACCCAAAGCTCAGTGGCACATCGAGCGCGATACGCCGTGGGGGCGTCTCACGTACATCGATTATCGACGCAAAATCGAACTCGGCGTACATGAGTACGAGGAAATCGATCGCTATTGCCGCGGACGCGGCATCCTATGGTTCGCCTCCTGCTGGGACGAGCCGTCCGTCGACTTCATGGAGCAATTCGAACCGCCTTGTTACAAGGCAGCCTCGGCGTCGCTCACCGACCATGCGCTCATTCGCAAAATGAAGCGCACGGGCCGGCCGCTCATGCTCTCCACCGGCATGTCCACCATCGAGGAGATCGACGCGGCGGTCGACGCCGTGGGTGTGAGCGATCTTCTCGTCGCACATTCGACGTCGCTCTACCCATGTCCGCCGGAGCTCCTGAACCTGCGGATGATCGGCACCCTCGTCGAGCGCTTTCCCACCTGCCCCATCGGCTATTCGGGCCACGAGGTAGGTCTCGCCCCGAGCTGCGCCGCGGTGGCCATGGGCGCACGCTTCGTCGAGCGGCACATCACCTTGGATCGCGCGATGTGGGGGACCGATCAAGCCGCGTCGGTGGAAATCGGTGGGCTGGTGCGCCTGCTGACCAATATCCGCGACATCGAGCGCTCGATGGGCGACGGCGTGAAACACGTCTACCCGCTGGAGCACGCCGCACGCACCAAGCTGCGCCGCGTTCGCACGGACCTCATCGAAATGAACGGCGCCAGCCACCCCCACGAGATCAACGGAGTTGCCTAA
- a CDS encoding ribonuclease H-like domain-containing protein yields MNTRQDEWLWGWDPTPGIVSVWAEPDGRAFVWRRLPETRALVRENVRFRPWLLLSSLEDLAMRPSDATYEELDGPGTFRYLVSANDGRALTRALLYGASKRLGRPVDHLRDVGPDRVFSLPPEEQYLVASGRTYFRDLAFDDLRRMQLDLETTGLDAERDRIFLIALRDPEGRTETLHHEDEATLLRQLVARVQACDPDVIENHNLQGFDLPFLAQRAQKLGVPLALGRAGLPGLRPRTSARLRTRYTVPGREFIDSMDAVRRHDFSARDLPGHGLKVVARHFGLAGPEREHISGAHIYEVFRRDPDRVRRYAEDDVREAAGIARLLGGAAFALARMAPRRYERLADAGPATGVLDPLLVRAYLRAGAALPAHQPSDGTPHQGAALYLFATGIARRIVKADVASLYPSLMRQYRIGPRRDRLGVLLALVDRLVEQRLTAKAKAKECPPGSPERYTHEAMSAAMKIVVNSAYGYMGASSLTRFADVHAANEVTRRGREVLDLLCRELAGRDVTLLEADTDGVYFAVPDGFEEADERRIVSEVATLLPSQVHLEFDGRYAAMLSHEPKNYALQPYAGPLLLRGVAFRSSRAEPFGEEFLRRALASLLTGGDVMGARDAYVAMVTALRRREVTTFDVSARVRLTKSPAHYMTTRAQRREHSYEAVLASGRTTWTSGEHVRVYRATGSRAALLPDPDADDNDATAVPDPRDYDTEYYVRLLRETFAARLSRALSPEDFAAAFEDPEQLSLFDRTLAQARPILTVLREGVLREGVLREDDAG; encoded by the coding sequence ATGAACACCCGACAGGACGAATGGCTCTGGGGCTGGGATCCGACGCCGGGAATCGTCTCGGTGTGGGCCGAGCCCGATGGCCGCGCGTTCGTGTGGCGCCGGCTGCCCGAGACCCGCGCCCTGGTGCGCGAGAACGTGCGCTTCCGGCCGTGGCTTCTGCTGTCATCGCTCGAAGACCTGGCCATGCGCCCGAGCGATGCGACGTACGAGGAGCTCGATGGGCCGGGGACCTTTCGCTATTTGGTGAGCGCCAACGATGGGCGCGCGCTCACGCGGGCGCTGCTCTACGGGGCGAGCAAGCGGCTCGGGCGACCGGTGGATCATCTGCGCGACGTGGGCCCGGATCGCGTCTTTTCGCTGCCGCCCGAGGAGCAATACTTGGTCGCGTCGGGGCGGACGTACTTTCGCGATCTGGCGTTCGACGATCTGCGCAGGATGCAGCTCGACTTGGAGACCACCGGGCTCGACGCGGAACGGGATCGCATTTTCCTGATTGCGCTGCGCGATCCGGAAGGGCGCACGGAGACCCTTCACCACGAGGACGAGGCGACGCTTTTGCGGCAGCTCGTAGCGCGGGTGCAGGCGTGCGATCCCGATGTGATCGAGAATCACAATTTGCAGGGGTTCGATTTGCCCTTTCTGGCGCAGCGCGCGCAAAAGCTCGGGGTGCCCTTGGCGCTGGGGCGCGCGGGGTTGCCGGGTCTGCGGCCGCGGACCTCGGCGCGGCTTCGCACGCGCTACACGGTGCCGGGGCGCGAGTTCATCGACAGCATGGACGCGGTGCGGCGGCACGATTTTTCCGCGCGCGATCTGCCGGGCCACGGGCTCAAGGTGGTGGCGCGGCATTTCGGGCTCGCGGGGCCGGAGCGGGAGCACATTTCGGGGGCGCACATCTACGAGGTGTTCCGGCGCGATCCCGATCGGGTGCGGCGCTACGCGGAAGACGACGTGCGCGAAGCGGCGGGCATTGCGCGGCTGCTTGGCGGGGCGGCGTTTGCGCTCGCGCGGATGGCGCCGCGGCGGTACGAGAGGCTCGCCGATGCGGGACCGGCCACCGGGGTGCTCGATCCGCTGCTCGTGCGGGCGTATCTGCGCGCCGGTGCGGCGCTCCCCGCGCATCAACCGAGCGACGGTACGCCGCACCAGGGTGCGGCGCTGTACCTGTTTGCCACGGGCATTGCCCGGCGCATCGTGAAGGCCGACGTGGCGAGCCTGTATCCGTCGTTGATGCGGCAATACCGCATCGGGCCGCGGCGCGATCGGCTCGGGGTGCTGCTGGCCCTGGTGGACCGCCTCGTGGAGCAGCGCCTCACGGCGAAGGCGAAGGCCAAGGAGTGTCCGCCCGGTTCGCCGGAGCGGTACACGCACGAGGCGATGTCGGCGGCGATGAAGATCGTGGTCAACTCGGCCTATGGCTACATGGGCGCCTCGTCGCTCACGCGCTTTGCCGATGTGCACGCGGCCAACGAGGTGACGCGGCGCGGGCGCGAGGTGCTCGATCTTCTCTGCCGCGAGCTGGCCGGGCGTGACGTGACCTTGCTGGAGGCGGACACCGACGGCGTGTACTTCGCCGTGCCGGACGGCTTCGAGGAGGCGGACGAGCGCCGCATCGTTTCGGAGGTGGCGACCTTGCTGCCGTCGCAGGTGCACCTGGAGTTCGATGGGCGCTATGCGGCGATGCTCTCCCACGAGCCGAAGAATTACGCGCTGCAGCCGTATGCTGGGCCTTTGCTGCTCCGCGGTGTGGCCTTTCGTTCGAGCCGTGCGGAGCCCTTCGGGGAGGAATTTTTGCGGCGTGCGCTGGCTTCCCTTCTCACGGGCGGCGATGTGATGGGCGCTCGCGATGCGTACGTGGCCATGGTCACCGCCCTGCGGCGGCGCGAGGTGACGACATTCGACGTGTCGGCGCGTGTTCGGCTGACGAAGTCGCCGGCGCACTACATGACCACGCGCGCACAACGGCGCGAGCACTCCTACGAGGCGGTTCTGGCGAGCGGTCGCACCACGTGGACATCGGGCGAGCATGTGCGCGTCTACCGCGCCACCGGCAGCCGCGCCGCGCTGTTGCCAGATCCCGATGCCGACGACAACGACGCCACCGCGGTGCCCGATCCGCGCGATTACGATACGGAGTATTACGTGCGCCTGTTGCGCGAGACGTTCGCCGCGCGCCTATCACGCGCCCTTTCACCCGAGGATTTCGCCGCCGCCTTCGAGGATCCGGAGCAGCTCTCGCTGTTCGATCGCACCCTCGCCCAGGCGCGCCCCATCCTCACGGTATTGCGCGAAGGCGTATTGCGTGAAGGTGTATTGCGCGAGGACGACGCCGGCTAG
- the sigJ gene encoding RNA polymerase sigma factor SigJ, giving the protein MTLPSFGSFGSDIEVFEESRSTLLGLAYRILGSRADAEDAVQDTFLKWEQARKDAEPIETPASWLMTVCTRRCIDLLRSAHKARVDYVGTWLPEPIATKTEPTSEEHMALASSLTTAFLLLLERLTPKERAAYLLHEIFEISYPEIAKALDMQEAACRKLVSRARTTVDRPEVRHTVPRARQEQLLDAFEGAIVRGDMASLSALLSDDIDLHADGGGKVPTIQQILRGKDAVLAFIGKVVQPSWSANRWVPVDINGGRGVLLEDDGKIVAAMSFAYDESGNLADIFVVRNPDKLARLREEAIE; this is encoded by the coding sequence ATGACGCTTCCCTCCTTTGGCTCCTTTGGCTCCGACATCGAGGTATTCGAGGAAAGCCGCTCCACCCTTTTGGGCTTGGCCTACCGCATCCTCGGGTCACGCGCCGACGCCGAAGACGCGGTGCAGGACACGTTTCTCAAATGGGAACAGGCGAGAAAAGACGCGGAGCCGATCGAGACGCCGGCATCGTGGTTGATGACGGTCTGCACGCGCCGGTGCATCGATCTGCTTCGTTCCGCACACAAAGCGAGGGTCGATTACGTGGGAACCTGGCTGCCCGAACCGATTGCCACGAAGACGGAGCCAACGTCCGAAGAGCACATGGCGTTGGCCTCGTCGTTGACCACGGCCTTTTTGCTTTTGCTCGAGCGGCTCACCCCCAAAGAACGGGCAGCGTATCTGCTTCACGAGATCTTCGAGATTTCCTATCCGGAAATCGCCAAAGCGCTCGACATGCAAGAAGCCGCCTGCCGCAAACTCGTCTCGCGTGCGCGCACCACCGTCGACCGCCCGGAGGTGCGCCACACGGTGCCGCGCGCAAGGCAGGAGCAACTGCTCGACGCCTTCGAGGGCGCCATCGTCCGAGGCGACATGGCCTCCCTGTCCGCGCTGCTCTCCGACGACATCGATCTCCACGCCGACGGCGGCGGCAAGGTACCCACGATCCAACAGATTCTGCGCGGCAAGGACGCGGTACTCGCCTTCATCGGCAAGGTCGTTCAACCTTCCTGGAGCGCGAACCGCTGGGTCCCCGTGGACATCAACGGCGGCCGCGGCGTCCTGTTGGAGGACGATGGCAAGATCGTCGCCGCCATGTCGTTCGCGTACGACGAGAGCGGAAACCTCGCCGATATTTTCGTGGTGCGCAATCCGGACAAGCTGGCCCGCTTGCGTGAGGAAGCCATCGAGTAG
- a CDS encoding RICIN domain-containing protein yields MNRLAIPLTMFAVLANDPPKDVPLIFQSVPNGLVADVSGAEMKQGQTILEYGYAAAKNQQWWLQQNGTHYKIKSNVNGAWCMTRAADGDQAKVVLGGCDTYLADWDVLPLGGDRYRVKDPNGAFYLHVWNEAPTSGRELVTSANDGVGSEWYLSGLTVPRRAMPSDPRLDQVTFLTTHNAFANTDEGFWGRFPNQSYGLRSQLDQGVRALQLDVYAYNGGVRMCHGSCWGNERTFGAGLADVLAFLNANPSAIVTLFLEDYTSVDELRASVESVAGLSNVIFRPDQNGVRQNGWPTVSQLIAQNRRLLIFSQRPGREAYGVMYDRDWTVENYWTLTNSGNDMRCYSRWGEVPLGKEEPGFVRLHVMNQYRDIPSEGNAGADNGSKLRDRVERYCGPIARRKPNYVAVDFFQKPEGGATKSLISEMNTYW; encoded by the coding sequence ATGAACCGACTCGCCATCCCGCTGACGATGTTCGCCGTGCTTGCCAACGATCCCCCGAAGGACGTGCCGCTCATCTTCCAGAGCGTGCCCAATGGACTCGTCGCCGATGTCTCGGGCGCCGAGATGAAACAAGGGCAAACGATTTTGGAATATGGATACGCCGCCGCCAAAAACCAACAATGGTGGCTTCAACAGAATGGCACCCATTACAAAATCAAGAGCAACGTCAACGGCGCTTGGTGCATGACCCGCGCCGCCGATGGCGATCAAGCGAAAGTCGTTTTGGGAGGCTGTGATACGTACCTCGCCGACTGGGACGTACTGCCTCTCGGCGGCGACCGATACCGCGTCAAAGATCCCAATGGCGCATTCTACTTGCACGTGTGGAACGAGGCGCCGACCAGCGGGCGTGAGCTGGTCACCAGCGCGAACGACGGCGTCGGCTCGGAATGGTACCTCTCGGGGCTCACCGTGCCGCGCCGGGCGATGCCCTCGGATCCGCGGCTCGACCAGGTGACGTTCCTCACGACGCACAATGCCTTCGCCAACACCGATGAAGGCTTTTGGGGCCGATTTCCCAATCAGTCCTATGGCCTTCGTTCGCAGTTGGACCAGGGCGTGCGCGCCCTGCAGCTCGATGTCTATGCGTACAATGGCGGGGTGCGCATGTGCCACGGTAGCTGCTGGGGCAACGAACGCACCTTTGGCGCGGGGCTCGCGGACGTCCTCGCGTTCCTCAACGCGAACCCCAGCGCCATCGTCACCCTGTTCCTCGAAGACTACACCTCGGTGGACGAACTCCGCGCCTCGGTGGAATCGGTCGCGGGACTATCCAACGTGATCTTTCGGCCCGACCAAAACGGCGTGCGCCAGAATGGCTGGCCGACGGTATCGCAGCTGATTGCTCAGAATCGGCGATTGCTCATCTTCTCGCAGCGGCCCGGGCGCGAGGCGTACGGCGTCATGTACGATCGCGATTGGACCGTGGAGAATTACTGGACCCTCACGAACTCCGGAAACGATATGCGGTGCTACAGCCGATGGGGCGAGGTTCCGCTCGGCAAAGAGGAGCCGGGGTTCGTGCGGCTTCACGTGATGAATCAGTATCGCGACATTCCCAGCGAAGGAAACGCCGGCGCCGACAATGGCTCGAAGCTACGCGATCGCGTGGAGCGGTATTGCGGCCCGATTGCCCGCCGCAAACCGAATTACGTGGCGGTGGACTTTTTCCAGAAGCCCGAAGGCGGCGCTACCAAGTCGCTCATTTCGGAGATGAATACGTATTGGTAA
- a CDS encoding TetR/AcrR family transcriptional regulator, with translation MNQDLGLRERKKLETRRAIADVAMELFAERGFDAVTVADIAAAANVSTKTVFNYFATKEDIVLLRRELVDEDLLRAIRSRAAGASVLSVVRQHTLETAERLRNVPPERRAVFRKVLQSAPTVLARFRQMAQSREEALARLLAEETGTDGEDAEPFVVAALLGVMNHLAFCGVTGWPGGKRRTPVKIAEEIERAFALLEHGLGGYGVKK, from the coding sequence ATGAATCAAGATCTCGGTCTACGCGAACGGAAGAAGCTCGAGACACGCCGCGCGATTGCGGACGTGGCGATGGAGCTGTTCGCCGAGCGAGGGTTCGACGCCGTGACGGTCGCGGACATCGCCGCGGCGGCCAATGTCTCGACGAAGACGGTGTTCAACTACTTCGCGACGAAGGAGGACATCGTCCTGCTCCGGCGCGAGCTCGTCGACGAGGATCTGTTGCGCGCGATCCGGTCACGCGCGGCGGGGGCGTCGGTTCTCTCGGTGGTGCGGCAGCACACGCTGGAGACGGCGGAACGGCTGCGCAATGTGCCGCCCGAACGGCGGGCGGTGTTTCGCAAGGTGCTGCAGAGCGCGCCCACCGTGCTGGCGCGCTTTCGGCAGATGGCGCAAAGCCGCGAGGAGGCCTTGGCGCGGCTTCTGGCCGAGGAGACCGGAACGGATGGCGAAGATGCAGAGCCCTTCGTCGTCGCCGCGCTCTTGGGGGTGATGAACCACCTTGCCTTCTGCGGCGTGACGGGATGGCCGGGCGGCAAACGGCGCACGCCCGTGAAGATCGCCGAGGAGATCGAGCGCGCCTTCGCGCTGCTCGAGCACGGCCTCGGTGGGTACGGCGTGAAGAAATAG
- a CDS encoding carboxymuconolactone decarboxylase family protein — translation MKDTLRYDQSIPDVLQALQNVHAVMDKHGFDRKLHHLVLLRASQINGCGFCVQLHTKEARQDGETNERLDRVIVWKHVSDFTEREKAALAWTEALTKLDEHTDLGALRAQLRAHFNEQEIGVLTSTVGMINLWNRLQIARH, via the coding sequence GTGAAAGATACCCTTCGCTACGACCAATCGATCCCCGACGTGCTCCAGGCCTTGCAGAACGTGCATGCGGTGATGGACAAGCACGGCTTCGATCGAAAGCTTCATCACTTGGTGCTGCTTCGGGCGTCGCAGATCAACGGCTGCGGGTTCTGCGTGCAGCTGCACACGAAAGAGGCACGGCAGGACGGGGAAACCAACGAACGGCTCGATCGGGTCATCGTGTGGAAGCACGTGAGCGATTTCACCGAGCGCGAGAAGGCGGCGCTGGCTTGGACGGAGGCGCTGACCAAGCTCGACGAGCATACCGATCTCGGGGCGTTGCGCGCCCAATTGCGGGCACACTTCAATGAACAGGAGATTGGCGTTTTGACGTCGACCGTGGGCATGATCAACCTCTGGAATCGACTGCAAATCGCGAGGCACTGA
- a CDS encoding EamA family transporter: MPALATPASPSDRSASPNRLPAPLLFFISGLSLYMGAALAVNLFRELSPSAVAWLRLFGAAVVLLVWRRPRVSTWPRRRLVLAGVFGLVTAVMNIAFYEAVARIPLGTAVAMEFIGPVAVAAFGSRTKRDFLSLALVAMGVALIAKVEWKASPLGLLLIGIAAILWAGYIILGKRVASSGSGIDDLAVGAGVATIVLSPIGLLTAPVWSSGRLLLLGMGVGVLSSVIPYGLDQVVLARVGRARFALLLALLPLTATLIGVIVLRQIPHVTELVGALAVVVGVLFGSRSSTAPSASSTRSEDISSN; encoded by the coding sequence GTGCCCGCCCTCGCCACGCCGGCTTCGCCGTCGGATCGCTCCGCCTCGCCAAATCGGCTACCGGCCCCGCTTCTCTTCTTCATCAGCGGCCTCTCGCTCTACATGGGCGCCGCCCTCGCGGTGAATCTATTCCGTGAGCTCAGCCCGTCCGCCGTGGCGTGGCTTCGTCTCTTCGGTGCGGCCGTCGTCTTGCTCGTCTGGCGCAGGCCCCGCGTCTCGACCTGGCCTCGTCGTCGCCTCGTGCTCGCGGGCGTCTTTGGGTTGGTCACCGCAGTCATGAACATTGCGTTCTACGAGGCCGTCGCGCGCATTCCGCTCGGCACCGCCGTGGCCATGGAGTTCATTGGGCCCGTCGCCGTTGCCGCCTTTGGCTCGCGCACCAAGCGCGACTTCCTATCGCTCGCATTGGTGGCCATGGGCGTGGCCCTCATTGCCAAGGTCGAATGGAAGGCGAGTCCGCTCGGATTGTTATTAATCGGTATCGCCGCCATTCTTTGGGCCGGCTACATCATCCTCGGAAAGCGTGTGGCCAGCAGTGGGAGCGGGATCGACGATCTCGCCGTCGGTGCCGGCGTGGCCACCATCGTTCTCTCGCCGATCGGACTTTTGACGGCGCCCGTGTGGTCATCGGGGCGTCTTTTGCTCCTTGGCATGGGGGTCGGTGTCCTCTCCAGTGTCATCCCGTATGGCCTCGACCAGGTGGTCCTCGCGCGGGTGGGCCGTGCCCGATTTGCACTGCTTCTCGCGCTCTTACCGCTAACAGCGACGTTGATTGGCGTGATCGTCCTCCGCCAGATCCCCCATGTGACCGAACTCGTAGGCGCCCTCGCCGTGGTCGTCGGCGTCCTCTTTGGCTCGCGATCGTCCACGGCGCCTTCCGCTTCTTCCACGCGCAGTGAAGACATCTCGTCCAACTAG